One window from the genome of Streptococcus salivarius encodes:
- a CDS encoding class IIb bacteriocin, lactobin A/cerein 7B family, with amino-acid sequence MINKEMKAADLASVTGGGWKTNLAIGGLCLASGPIGTMVCLGAYNGYMDSAR; translated from the coding sequence ATGATTAACAAAGAAATGAAGGCAGCTGACCTAGCCTCAGTAACAGGAGGCGGATGGAAGACTAACCTTGCCATTGGAGGGCTCTGCCTAGCTTCAGGACCTATTGGAACTATGGTATGCCTTGGAGCCTACAATGGCTACATGGACTCTGCGAGATAA
- the dapD gene encoding 2,3,4,5-tetrahydropyridine-2,6-dicarboxylate N-acetyltransferase, with amino-acid sequence MTAQKMSAQEIIAFIGNAEKKTNVKVTFEGELATAVPASVTKLGNVLFGDWKEIEPLLANLTENKDYVVEQDGRNSAVPLLDKRHLNARIEPGAIIRDQVTIEDNAVVMMGAVINIGAEIGAGTMIDMGAILGGRATVGKNSHIGAGAVLAGVIEPASADPVRIGDNVLVGANAVVIEGVQVGNGSVVAAGAIVTQDVPENVVVAGVPARIIKEIDEKTQQKTALEDALRNL; translated from the coding sequence ATGACTGCACAAAAAATGTCTGCACAAGAAATTATCGCTTTTATCGGTAATGCTGAAAAGAAAACGAATGTTAAAGTAACTTTTGAAGGGGAATTGGCAACTGCTGTTCCGGCTTCTGTCACTAAGCTTGGTAATGTTCTTTTCGGAGACTGGAAAGAAATCGAACCACTTCTTGCGAATTTGACTGAAAACAAGGACTATGTTGTGGAACAAGATGGCCGTAACTCAGCTGTTCCATTGCTTGATAAACGTCACCTTAATGCGCGTATCGAACCAGGCGCTATTATCCGTGACCAAGTAACTATCGAAGATAATGCTGTCGTTATGATGGGTGCTGTTATCAACATCGGTGCTGAAATTGGTGCTGGTACTATGATTGATATGGGCGCAATCCTTGGTGGTCGTGCTACTGTTGGTAAAAACAGCCACATCGGTGCGGGTGCGGTCCTTGCTGGTGTGATTGAACCAGCTTCAGCAGACCCAGTTCGTATCGGTGACAACGTTCTTGTTGGTGCTAATGCTGTTGTTATTGAAGGTGTTCAAGTTGGTAATGGTTCAGTCGTTGCTGCTGGAGCTATCGTTACTCAAGATGTTCCTGAAAATGTGGTTGTAGCTGGTGTTCCAGCTCGTATCATCAAGGAAATCGATGAAAAAACACAACAAAAAACAGCACTCGAAGACGCTTTGCGTAATTTGTAA
- a CDS encoding CPBP family intramembrane glutamic endopeptidase, which translates to MAYNKHKGVLVFMILYTVLFVFDGIRVFDAPLPSSLTTYLVYTIMFLYGCFLFKSELLKKWEEVRSSKRKFFLGVLKGWLLLVLVTIFFGLLSAILRQVLGLSEQGLNEANIQSTFKEQPLLIAVFACIIGPLVEELFFRQILLHCLQRHLPSWLSICVVGFVFALTHMHSLSLSEWVSAVGYLGGGVTLSIIYVNEKGNIYYPLMVHVLGNILSFIVLVIGSMQ; encoded by the coding sequence ATGGCTTACAACAAACATAAGGGAGTCCTTGTTTTTATGATTCTCTATACAGTCCTCTTTGTTTTTGACGGTATACGAGTATTTGATGCTCCCTTACCTTCTTCTTTAACGACCTATTTAGTTTATACCATCATGTTTTTGTATGGTTGCTTCTTATTTAAGTCTGAATTGCTCAAAAAGTGGGAAGAGGTCAGAAGTTCTAAAAGAAAATTTTTCTTGGGGGTTTTAAAAGGCTGGCTCTTACTTGTCCTGGTGACCATTTTCTTTGGACTACTATCGGCAATATTGAGGCAGGTTTTGGGACTAAGTGAACAAGGACTAAACGAGGCTAATATACAAAGTACCTTTAAAGAACAACCACTACTGATAGCAGTTTTCGCCTGTATCATTGGACCTTTGGTGGAAGAACTCTTTTTCCGTCAAATTTTATTGCATTGTTTACAGAGACATTTGCCAAGCTGGCTAAGCATTTGTGTGGTAGGATTTGTTTTCGCCTTGACCCATATGCACAGTTTGTCTTTATCAGAGTGGGTCAGTGCAGTTGGTTACTTAGGTGGCGGAGTAACCCTTTCAATTATTTATGTGAATGAAAAGGGAAATATTTACTATCCCTTGATGGTTCATGTGCTAGGAAATATTTTATCTTTTATAGTATTGGTCATTGGTAGTATGCAATAA
- a CDS encoding DUF4651 domain-containing protein, with protein sequence MKRKTLALFAGGVGALGLLAMAEKYRQSRAEMKKAALIQDIRQELSHLGTIAVLYTNPTDKENPGLTGGIVLEDGRSYSFVYAEDILTYEEEQA encoded by the coding sequence ATGAAACGTAAAACATTGGCCTTGTTTGCTGGAGGCGTAGGAGCTTTAGGTCTCTTGGCAATGGCAGAGAAGTATAGACAGTCACGTGCAGAAATGAAGAAGGCTGCATTAATCCAAGATATTAGACAAGAATTATCTCACTTGGGGACTATCGCAGTCCTTTATACAAATCCCACTGATAAGGAAAATCCAGGACTTACAGGAGGTATCGTCTTAGAGGATGGACGTTCCTATAGCTTTGTTTATGCAGAGGATATCTTGACCTATGAGGAGGAGCAGGCATGA
- a CDS encoding methyltransferase domain-containing protein, translated as MAKFSVFKDQESLFACPICQAPMHLDLSSLVCQNRHTFNIAKQGFVNFLRQTKGDKHYDMASFEKRSQILAAGYYDPILEVISEHLRDLPKHSHVLDVACGEGYYSRQLAQEFDKDFMAFDLSKDSILLAARQNPQKNVAWFVGDLAQLPLREHSIDVILDIFSPANYQEFGRLLSDYGLVFKVIPHEDHLKEFRQLLPEAQAYSNQDVLEHFQESCDLLERVTIAKTWSMPSEHVQTFAEMTPLFFHTNKDTLDLTSVTQLTVAGELLIGRIRDDKQS; from the coding sequence ATGGCCAAATTTAGTGTTTTTAAAGATCAAGAGAGTCTTTTTGCTTGTCCTATCTGTCAGGCGCCAATGCATTTGGATTTGTCTAGCTTGGTTTGTCAGAATAGGCATACCTTTAATATCGCCAAGCAGGGCTTTGTTAATTTTTTGAGACAGACCAAGGGAGATAAGCACTATGATATGGCTTCTTTTGAAAAGAGGAGTCAGATTCTTGCGGCAGGCTATTACGATCCTATTCTGGAGGTGATTTCAGAGCACTTGCGTGACCTTCCTAAACACTCGCACGTTCTAGATGTTGCCTGTGGTGAAGGCTATTATAGCCGTCAGTTGGCTCAAGAGTTTGACAAGGATTTCATGGCCTTTGACTTGTCTAAGGATTCAATCCTTCTTGCGGCACGTCAAAATCCTCAGAAAAACGTAGCTTGGTTTGTTGGCGATTTGGCTCAATTGCCTTTACGTGAACATAGTATTGATGTGATTTTAGATATTTTTTCACCAGCTAATTATCAAGAATTTGGACGACTTTTGTCTGATTATGGCTTGGTTTTTAAGGTTATTCCTCATGAGGATCATCTTAAAGAGTTTCGCCAATTGTTACCGGAGGCGCAGGCTTATTCGAACCAGGATGTTCTGGAACATTTTCAAGAGTCCTGTGACCTTTTGGAGCGTGTGACGATTGCTAAGACTTGGTCTATGCCATCAGAGCATGTTCAAACATTTGCTGAGATGACACCTCTTTTCTTCCATACCAATAAGGATACTTTGGACTTGACTTCAGTGACGCAATTAACCGTTGCGGGAGAGCTGCTGATTGGTCGTATTAGAGATGATAAGCAATCCTAA
- a CDS encoding thioredoxin family protein, protein MIIPKNLEELASYVESDQKVVFFFTADWCPDCQFIYPVMPEIEALHPDMTFVRVNRDDYMALAQTWNIFGIPSFVVTQKGQELGRLVNKARKTKEEITAFLSEI, encoded by the coding sequence ATGATTATTCCTAAGAATCTTGAAGAATTGGCAAGCTATGTTGAAAGTGATCAAAAGGTGGTTTTCTTTTTCACTGCCGATTGGTGTCCAGACTGCCAGTTCATCTATCCCGTTATGCCTGAAATTGAAGCCCTCCATCCAGATATGACCTTTGTGCGTGTCAACCGTGATGATTATATGGCTTTGGCGCAAACTTGGAATATTTTTGGTATCCCAAGTTTTGTCGTGACTCAGAAAGGTCAAGAATTGGGACGCTTGGTCAATAAAGCTCGTAAAACCAAAGAAGAAATCACTGCCTTTTTGTCGGAGATTTAA
- the tadA gene encoding tRNA adenosine(34) deaminase TadA gives MLDFTQEEKDFFMSEALKEAEKSLDKAEIPIGCVIVKNGEVIGRGHNAREELNQAIMHAEVMAIQEANRTVGNWRLLDCTLFVTIEPCVMCSGAIGLARIPKVIYGASNQKFGGAGSLYDILRDERLNHRVEVETGVMEEECAKIMQDFFRQSRERKKEAKRLAKLETRQEM, from the coding sequence ATGCTTGACTTTACCCAAGAAGAGAAAGACTTTTTTATGTCTGAAGCTCTTAAGGAGGCCGAAAAATCTCTAGATAAAGCAGAGATTCCAATTGGCTGTGTCATCGTTAAAAATGGCGAAGTCATAGGCCGTGGGCACAATGCACGTGAGGAGCTCAATCAAGCTATCATGCATGCGGAGGTCATGGCTATTCAAGAGGCTAATAGGACTGTAGGCAATTGGCGTTTGTTAGATTGTACCCTCTTTGTAACCATCGAACCCTGTGTCATGTGTAGTGGGGCAATTGGCTTGGCTCGTATTCCTAAAGTTATCTATGGAGCAAGCAATCAAAAGTTTGGTGGTGCGGGTAGCCTTTACGATATCCTAAGAGATGAGCGTCTCAACCATCGCGTAGAAGTAGAGACTGGTGTCATGGAGGAAGAGTGTGCTAAGATTATGCAAGACTTTTTCCGTCAGAGTCGTGAACGCAAAAAAGAAGCCAAACGATTGGCTAAATTGGAAACAAGGCAAGAGATGTAA
- the proC gene encoding pyrroline-5-carboxylate reductase: protein MIIGFIGVGKMATAIINGLNTSSHRIIISGSSLARSRQLAEELEVEAAASHQELLDNADLVILGIKPQMFDKVLAGLNFHQPIISMAAGVTLERLASLTSPDLPLIRIMPNLNAQILKSTTGLCTNDKVSEDLLAVAKEITDSFGTTVELAEKDFDTFTALAGSSPAYIALFIEALAKAGVKNGLSKQVALTIATQTVLATAENLSLGSDSPHDLIDKVCSPGGTTIAGLMDLERTGLTHSVVSSIDTTIAKAKKL, encoded by the coding sequence ATGATTATAGGTTTTATCGGTGTCGGAAAAATGGCAACAGCCATTATCAACGGCCTAAATACAAGCTCACATCGTATCATTATTTCAGGGTCTTCCTTGGCTCGTTCACGCCAGCTTGCAGAGGAACTAGAGGTTGAAGCGGCTGCTTCCCATCAGGAATTGTTGGATAATGCTGACCTGGTCATCCTTGGTATCAAACCTCAAATGTTTGACAAGGTACTAGCCGGTCTCAATTTTCATCAACCTATCATAAGTATGGCTGCTGGAGTGACCTTGGAACGCCTTGCTTCCCTCACCAGTCCAGACCTTCCTCTTATTCGTATCATGCCGAACCTTAATGCTCAGATCCTCAAAAGCACTACTGGTCTTTGCACTAATGATAAGGTATCCGAGGACCTTTTGGCAGTTGCCAAGGAAATCACAGACAGTTTTGGAACCACTGTTGAATTGGCTGAGAAAGACTTTGATACCTTTACTGCCCTAGCAGGTTCTAGCCCTGCCTACATCGCCCTCTTTATCGAGGCTCTAGCCAAGGCTGGTGTCAAAAATGGCCTAAGTAAGCAGGTCGCTCTGACCATTGCCACACAGACGGTTCTAGCTACTGCTGAAAATCTCAGTCTTGGTAGCGACAGTCCACATGATCTTATTGACAAGGTCTGTAGCCCTGGTGGGACTACTATCGCCGGTCTCATGGACCTTGAGCGTACAGGCCTCACCCATAGTGTAGTTTCAAGTATTGATACAACCATTGCTAAAGCCAAAAAACTATAA
- a CDS encoding CPBP family intramembrane glutamic endopeptidase encodes MNKGSILKRFLYFLLAFLILIIDQVPTIYLGVKDIRLVCLLIFVLLLMSAGALFLGKRLGLFEGFKALSSLKAWGMIGLTYLGIYIVTRIGSMVMMMEGVSNSTNQAAIENAHMNPFLLITFTVIMAPIVEELVFRGLLMGRVFNPDSIVGLIVSSLLFGLVHMPNSIGVWIVYAGMGLALGIAYRKFQKLEYCIIAHIINNSIAVSMLLLLQFLAPYTK; translated from the coding sequence ATGAACAAAGGGTCAATTCTCAAACGCTTTCTTTATTTTTTACTAGCTTTCCTAATACTAATTATTGATCAAGTTCCAACCATCTATTTAGGTGTCAAAGATATAAGGCTGGTCTGTCTCTTAATTTTTGTCTTGCTTCTTATGAGCGCAGGAGCTCTTTTCTTAGGAAAACGTCTTGGGCTTTTCGAAGGCTTTAAGGCCCTTTCTTCCCTGAAGGCCTGGGGTATGATTGGCTTGACCTACCTAGGTATTTATATCGTTACTAGGATTGGTTCTATGGTCATGATGATGGAAGGTGTTAGTAATAGCACCAATCAGGCAGCCATAGAAAATGCCCATATGAATCCCTTCCTCCTCATAACGTTTACGGTAATTATGGCACCGATTGTGGAAGAGCTGGTTTTTCGCGGGCTCCTCATGGGACGCGTCTTTAATCCAGATTCTATTGTTGGCTTGATTGTTAGTAGTTTACTTTTTGGCCTTGTTCATATGCCGAATAGTATCGGTGTTTGGATTGTATATGCAGGTATGGGTCTTGCCCTTGGAATAGCATATCGTAAGTTTCAAAAGTTAGAGTACTGTATCATTGCCCATATCATTAACAATAGCATTGCGGTTTCAATGTTGTTACTCTTACAATTTTTAGCGCCATATACCAAATAA
- the ytpR gene encoding YtpR family tRNA-binding protein, which yields MIFAYNKEQVGDVLLVILEDTKDIKRSVERKGKVARVTADETGKTLAWNIFEASSLIDIEGNGQVFLSDQDVAVLNEELAKEGFEERLENTQGPVFVVGQIDEMVAHPDSDHLNICQVNIGDKKVQIVAGAPNAALGLKTIVALPGAMMPSGALIFPGKLRGEDSYGMMCAPRELALPNAPQKRGIIELDDSAVVGEAFDPAKHWKG from the coding sequence ATGATTTTTGCATACAATAAGGAACAAGTTGGTGACGTTTTGTTGGTTATCTTGGAAGATACTAAGGACATCAAACGTAGCGTAGAACGTAAAGGTAAAGTGGCGCGTGTCACAGCTGATGAAACAGGCAAGACTCTTGCTTGGAATATTTTTGAAGCGTCAAGCCTCATTGATATCGAAGGTAACGGTCAAGTTTTCTTGTCAGACCAAGATGTAGCTGTTTTGAACGAGGAATTGGCTAAAGAGGGCTTTGAAGAGCGTTTGGAAAACACACAAGGACCAGTCTTTGTGGTTGGACAAATTGATGAAATGGTTGCACATCCAGACAGTGACCACCTTAACATCTGCCAAGTGAACATCGGTGATAAGAAGGTCCAAATCGTTGCAGGAGCACCAAACGCAGCCCTTGGTCTTAAAACTATCGTAGCTCTTCCTGGTGCTATGATGCCTAGCGGTGCCCTTATCTTCCCAGGAAAACTTCGTGGTGAAGATAGTTATGGTATGATGTGTGCCCCACGTGAGTTGGCACTTCCAAATGCCCCACAAAAACGTGGTATTATTGAACTTGATGATTCAGCAGTAGTCGGAGAGGCTTTTGATCCAGCCAAACACTGGAAAGGGTAA
- a CDS encoding HAD family hydrolase — MKNRAYKNYIFDFYGTLVDILTDEKDPVLWDTLGQLYQAYGAAYEGDALKKAYAKRVAQTRKELIEIKGVAYPEVDLVHIFNQLYVDGRSQSSNSSQPDDWGNLIAMVFRVLSRKQLLAYPHTKEVLTFLKEQGCRLYLLSNAQAAFTNAEIDLMELRPYFDAIYLSSDAGICKPQPEFLKQVLDDHGLKPSETVMVGNDLTTDIAVAEAVGIDGILLNTFPYSRRELEKSPIKPDRVITDIEALKTNFT; from the coding sequence ATGAAAAATAGAGCCTATAAGAACTACATTTTTGATTTTTATGGTACCTTGGTTGATATCCTAACTGATGAGAAGGATCCTGTGTTATGGGATACATTAGGCCAGCTATATCAGGCTTATGGAGCGGCTTATGAAGGTGATGCTCTTAAAAAGGCTTATGCTAAGCGTGTGGCTCAGACTCGTAAGGAGTTAATAGAGATTAAAGGAGTTGCTTATCCAGAAGTTGATTTAGTTCACATTTTCAACCAGCTTTATGTAGATGGTCGGTCTCAGTCTAGTAACTCTAGTCAGCCGGACGATTGGGGAAATTTGATAGCCATGGTCTTTCGCGTCTTATCTCGTAAGCAGTTGTTAGCTTATCCGCATACCAAGGAGGTTTTGACCTTTCTAAAAGAGCAGGGCTGTCGTCTCTATCTCTTGTCTAATGCTCAAGCAGCCTTTACTAATGCTGAGATTGACTTAATGGAGTTAAGACCTTACTTTGATGCCATTTACCTGTCTTCGGATGCGGGTATCTGTAAGCCTCAACCTGAATTTTTAAAGCAAGTTTTGGATGATCATGGGTTAAAGCCATCTGAGACTGTCATGGTGGGAAATGACCTGACGACTGATATTGCTGTGGCTGAGGCAGTTGGGATCGATGGTATCTTGCTGAATACCTTCCCTTATTCTCGTCGAGAGTTGGAGAAATCCCCAATTAAACCAGATCGAGTGATTACTGACATAGAGGCTCTAAAGACAAATTTTACATAA
- the pepA gene encoding glutamyl aminopeptidase gives MTTLFDKIKEVTELSATSGFEAPVRDYLRKNITPLVDEVQTDGLGGIFGIKHSQAENAPKVLVAAHMDEVGFMIKEIKADGTFRVVELGGWNPLVVSSQRFTLHTRDGRVYPVISGSVPPHFLRASGGASSLPSVSDIVFDAGFANQEEANAYGVFPGDVIIPESETILTANQKNVISKAWDNRYGVLMIRELLENVKNQELNNTLIAGANVQEEVGLRGAHVSTTKFDPEVFFAVDCSPAGDIYGNQGKVGDGTLIRFFDPGHIMLPNMKDFLLTTAEEAGIKYQYYCAAGGTDAGAAHLQNAGVPSTTIGVCARYIHSHQTLYAMDDFLEAQAFLQAIVKKLDRSTVDLIKNY, from the coding sequence ATGACTACCCTATTTGACAAAATTAAAGAAGTAACCGAGCTCAGTGCTACTTCAGGCTTTGAAGCTCCTGTACGCGACTACCTTCGCAAAAACATCACCCCACTTGTAGATGAGGTCCAAACAGATGGTCTCGGTGGTATTTTCGGTATCAAGCATAGCCAAGCAGAAAATGCCCCTAAGGTGCTTGTGGCTGCCCACATGGATGAAGTTGGGTTTATGATTAAGGAAATCAAAGCAGACGGGACTTTCCGTGTCGTCGAACTTGGTGGTTGGAACCCACTGGTTGTCAGCTCACAACGCTTCACCCTACACACTCGTGACGGTCGTGTCTATCCTGTCATCTCAGGTTCAGTGCCACCTCATTTCTTACGTGCTAGTGGCGGAGCTTCAAGTCTTCCTAGTGTTTCTGATATCGTCTTTGATGCTGGTTTTGCTAACCAAGAAGAAGCAAATGCCTACGGTGTTTTCCCAGGTGATGTCATCATTCCTGAATCAGAAACAATTCTAACAGCCAATCAAAAGAATGTCATTTCTAAAGCTTGGGATAACCGTTATGGTGTTCTCATGATTCGTGAACTCTTGGAAAACGTTAAGAATCAAGAACTCAACAATACTCTAATTGCTGGTGCCAATGTTCAAGAAGAAGTTGGTTTACGTGGTGCCCATGTCTCTACCACTAAATTTGATCCTGAAGTTTTCTTTGCAGTGGACTGTTCTCCTGCAGGGGATATCTATGGTAATCAAGGTAAGGTAGGCGATGGTACCCTTATTCGTTTCTTCGATCCAGGTCACATCATGTTGCCAAATATGAAAGATTTCCTTTTGACTACAGCTGAAGAAGCGGGTATCAAATACCAATACTACTGTGCTGCGGGCGGAACAGATGCTGGTGCCGCTCACTTGCAGAATGCTGGTGTTCCATCAACAACTATCGGTGTTTGTGCCCGCTACATTCACTCGCACCAAACCCTTTATGCGATGGATGACTTCCTAGAAGCACAGGCCTTCTTACAAGCTATTGTTAAGAAGTTGGATCGCTCAACAGTAGATTTAATTAAAAACTACTAA
- a CDS encoding acetate kinase: MTKTIAINAGSSSLKWQLYEMPDEVVLAKGLIERIGLKDSVSTVKFDDRSESQTLDIADHVQAVKILLDDLIRFDIIKSYDEITGVGHRVVAGGEYFKESSLVDEDALAKIEELSALAPLHNPGAASGIRAFKELLPDITSVAVFDTAFHTSMPEVAYRYPVPNRYYTDYQVRKYGAHGTSHQYVSQEAAKLLGKSIEETKIITAHVGNGVSITAVDGGKSVDTSMGLTPLGGVMMGTRTGDLDPAIIPFVIDREPEMADAERIRHVFNKESGLLGISEKSSDMRDIIAGKNAGDEKCALAYDLYVDRLRKYIAQYFGVLNGADAIVFTAGIGENSAEVRASVLDGLTWFGIEVDPEKNVFGHVGDITTAESAVKVFVIPTDEELVIARDVERLKTK, from the coding sequence ATGACAAAAACAATAGCAATTAATGCAGGAAGCTCAAGCTTGAAATGGCAACTATATGAGATGCCAGATGAAGTTGTTCTTGCTAAGGGTTTGATTGAACGTATCGGCTTGAAAGATTCTGTTTCAACAGTAAAATTTGATGACCGTTCAGAATCGCAAACTCTAGATATTGCTGACCATGTTCAGGCAGTAAAAATCTTGCTTGATGATTTGATTCGTTTTGATATTATCAAGAGCTATGATGAAATCACAGGTGTTGGTCACCGTGTGGTTGCTGGTGGAGAATATTTCAAAGAATCAAGCTTGGTGGATGAAGATGCCTTGGCTAAGATTGAAGAATTGTCAGCCTTAGCGCCTTTACACAATCCAGGTGCAGCTTCAGGGATTCGTGCCTTTAAGGAGCTCCTCCCAGATATTACAAGTGTTGCTGTTTTTGATACAGCCTTCCATACATCTATGCCAGAAGTGGCCTACCGTTATCCAGTGCCTAATCGTTACTATACAGACTACCAAGTCCGTAAGTATGGAGCACACGGAACTAGTCACCAATATGTTTCTCAAGAAGCAGCTAAGTTGTTAGGTAAGTCAATTGAAGAAACTAAGATTATCACAGCCCATGTGGGAAATGGTGTTTCAATTACTGCGGTTGATGGTGGTAAATCAGTAGACACATCAATGGGGTTGACACCACTTGGTGGCGTTATGATGGGAACACGTACTGGGGACCTTGACCCTGCGATTATTCCATTTGTTATTGATCGTGAGCCTGAAATGGCAGATGCTGAGCGTATCCGTCACGTCTTTAATAAGGAATCAGGTCTTCTTGGCATTTCTGAAAAATCAAGTGATATGCGTGATATCATTGCTGGTAAGAATGCTGGCGATGAAAAATGTGCCTTGGCTTATGATCTTTATGTGGATCGTTTGCGTAAATACATTGCTCAATACTTCGGTGTGTTGAACGGAGCGGATGCTATCGTCTTTACAGCAGGTATTGGTGAAAACTCTGCGGAAGTTCGTGCTTCAGTTTTGGATGGTCTCACTTGGTTTGGTATTGAAGTGGATCCTGAAAAGAATGTCTTTGGACATGTAGGCGATATTACAACAGCAGAGTCAGCTGTTAAAGTATTTGTTATTCCAACAGATGAAGAGTTGGTGATTGCGCGTGATGTTGAGCGCCTTAAAACTAAATAA
- a CDS encoding CPBP family intramembrane glutamic endopeptidase, whose protein sequence is MFKQVMKKIGVIVLALTLLILDLTLLGAFPLLTQDGKFSLVEQIGYGIWALGSLTIFIVIAYRFKLLSLKEINWRRLVAIASLNLVIFFLGDLLGYFIGQLTHNATMENQDALNDIFAHVPFYLHLVVAGFIIPIMEEIIFRGLLAKVLFGKYFKTGLVISSLLFMAGHSAFTLQTIVIYGIMSAGLAITYYKTKRIEYSMGVHILNNSISVLLSLFV, encoded by the coding sequence ATGTTTAAACAAGTCATGAAGAAAATTGGTGTTATTGTTTTAGCGCTCACTCTACTAATCTTAGATTTAACACTATTAGGTGCTTTCCCGCTACTTACTCAGGATGGTAAGTTTTCACTTGTGGAGCAAATAGGTTACGGTATTTGGGCATTAGGGAGTTTGACTATTTTTATCGTGATTGCTTATAGATTTAAACTTTTATCGCTTAAAGAGATTAATTGGAGACGTCTCGTTGCGATTGCTTCTCTTAATCTCGTCATCTTTTTCCTAGGTGATCTTCTAGGGTATTTTATTGGTCAGTTAACACACAATGCGACTATGGAAAATCAAGATGCTTTAAATGATATCTTTGCCCACGTACCATTCTATCTTCACCTAGTAGTCGCCGGTTTTATTATTCCGATTATGGAAGAAATCATTTTTAGGGGACTCTTAGCCAAGGTGCTCTTTGGAAAATACTTTAAGACGGGTCTTGTTATTTCCAGTCTTCTCTTTATGGCTGGTCACTCAGCATTTACGCTTCAGACAATTGTCATCTATGGTATTATGTCAGCTGGTCTTGCGATAACATATTATAAGACTAAGCGTATCGAGTACAGTATGGGTGTTCATATCTTAAACAATAGCATAAGTGTACTACTCAGTCTTTTCGTTTAA
- a CDS encoding single-stranded DNA-binding protein: MYNKVILIGRLTATPEMVKTASDRSFTRVTVAVNRRYKTQNGEREADFITVVVWGRLAETLASYASKGSLISLDGELRTRKYDKDGKTHYVTEVLCSSFQLLESRAQRAVRENNPDNDLADLVLEEELPF; the protein is encoded by the coding sequence ATGTATAACAAAGTTATTTTAATTGGACGTTTGACGGCGACTCCTGAAATGGTAAAAACTGCTAGCGATAGGTCTTTTACACGTGTTACAGTTGCGGTTAATCGTCGCTATAAGACGCAAAATGGTGAGCGTGAGGCTGATTTTATTACAGTGGTTGTCTGGGGGCGTTTGGCTGAGACCTTAGCATCTTATGCTAGCAAGGGGAGTTTAATTTCTCTTGATGGTGAGCTTCGTACCCGTAAGTACGATAAGGATGGTAAAACTCATTACGTTACTGAAGTGCTTTGTTCCTCTTTCCAACTTCTGGAGAGTCGTGCTCAGCGTGCTGTTAGGGAAAATAATCCTGATAATGACTTGGCTGACCTCGTCTTGGAAGAAGAGCTTCCCTTCTAG
- a CDS encoding helix-turn-helix transcriptional regulator, whose amino-acid sequence METKIQELRKANKISQAELADEMGVTRQTIISLEKGRYNASLELAFKIARYFGKTIEEVFIFEED is encoded by the coding sequence ATGGAAACAAAAATTCAGGAACTTCGCAAGGCTAATAAGATTAGTCAGGCAGAGTTAGCAGATGAAATGGGAGTCACGAGACAGACCATCATTTCACTCGAAAAAGGTCGCTATAATGCGTCGTTGGAACTAGCTTTTAAAATTGCTAGATATTTTGGAAAGACTATTGAAGAAGTCTTTATTTTTGAGGAAGATTAA
- a CDS encoding class IIb bacteriocin, lactobin A/cerein 7B family: protein MTKTINNRKNMTTQELETVSGGVVPWAAISVGIAAAKLTYDLSYAAGKSFYNLTH, encoded by the coding sequence ATGACTAAGACCATTAACAATCGTAAAAACATGACTACTCAAGAACTTGAAACTGTATCAGGTGGAGTGGTTCCTTGGGCCGCTATTTCTGTTGGCATTGCTGCTGCAAAACTGACTTATGACCTTAGCTATGCTGCAGGTAAGTCTTTCTATAACCTCACCCACTAA